The following proteins are co-located in the Massilia litorea genome:
- a CDS encoding YceI family protein — protein MNIKHIAAAIFALTAATGAIAADTYAIEPNHTFPSFEADHMGGLSIWRGKFTNTSGNIVLDRAAKTGSVDITIDASTLDFGHAKMSEHAKGPDMFDVAKFPTATYKSKSITFKGDKPVSVDGELTLHGVTKPVKLSINQFKCIQHPMFKREVCGADASASFNRSDFGIDYGVQMGFNPTVKLAIQVEALKQ, from the coding sequence ATGAACATCAAGCACATCGCCGCCGCCATCTTTGCCCTGACCGCCGCCACCGGCGCCATCGCCGCCGACACCTATGCCATCGAGCCGAACCACACCTTCCCGAGCTTCGAGGCGGACCACATGGGCGGCCTGTCGATCTGGCGCGGCAAGTTCACGAACACGAGCGGCAACATCGTTCTCGATCGCGCAGCGAAAACCGGCAGCGTCGACATCACCATCGATGCCAGCACCCTCGACTTCGGCCACGCCAAGATGAGCGAGCACGCCAAGGGTCCGGACATGTTCGACGTCGCCAAATTCCCGACCGCGACCTACAAGTCGAAGTCGATCACCTTCAAGGGCGACAAGCCCGTGTCGGTCGACGGCGAGCTGACCCTGCACGGCGTGACCAAGCCGGTCAAGCTGAGCATCAACCAGTTCAAGTGCATCCAGCACCCGATGTTCAAGCGCGAAGTCTGCGGCGCCGATGCTTCGGCCAGCTTCAACCGCAGCGATTTCGGCATCGACTACGGCGTGCAAATGGGCTTCAACCCGACCGTCAAGCTGGCGATCCAGGTCGAAGCGCTGAAGCAGTAA